In Pseudomonas sp. ADAK2, the genomic window GCTGACATTGCTGATCCGGATGACCCACTTGCAGCGCTGAGTGATTGGTCGGGATCTTTTGAGCGATTGCGTGAGGATGCCACACGTTTGATGGCACTCCCGGATATTCTGGCCGACAGCGGATTACCTGATGTGACAATGAATCACCCGCGAATAGATTTGAAAAATCTGGCGCGGCGCTTGAAAGAGTGGGATCTGATATGAGCATGACCGTTGCCGAGCGCACTGTGCTCATAGAAAGCATTCAAGAGGCTCTGGCCGAAGGTACTCTTGAAATTGGTGAAGCGATTCGTCGCTTGCGTGTGGAAGTCACCGGCCTGCACCAAACCCAGTTCGCGAAGATGTGCAAAATCTCTGTGCGCACGCTGGTGCATATCGAGCATGGGGAAGGGAATCAGACGCTGAAATCGCTCAATTCTGTGTTCAAACCGTTTGGCTTGAAGATGGGCGTGGTGCGGATTCGACGGGATTTCAGCTAAGTCGGCAGCAAGGTGTTACCGAAGGCTGAATGCTTTCAAGATCAAAAGATCGCAGCCTTCGGCAACGCATACAGGGAGTCGTGTTTCAACCTAGCTACGGCTCACATAGGCTTTACCGTAATGCCGCTCCATCCGCGCCTGAATCAGCTCCAACCCAATCGACATCACCCAGTAAATCACCGCCGCGGTCGTCAGCATCTCGATATACCGATAACTCGACCGCCCATACGACTGCGCCAGAAACATCACTTCCCACACCCCCATCACCGAGATCAACGACGAGTCTTTGAGCATGGAGATGAATTGGTTGGTGGCCGGCGGGATGATGGTGCGCATGGCTTGGGGCAGGGTGACGCGCCAGAAGATCACGCTTTCGCGCATGCCCAAGGCCAGTGATGCCTCGCGTTGGCCGTGGGGGACGCCGAGGATGCCGGCGCGGAAGATCTCGCTCAGGTAAGCGCCGTAGTTCAGCGACAGGGCGATGATCCCCGCAGCGATGGCGCCGGGCACGATGCCCAGTTGCGGTAGGCCGAGGTAGATCAGCAGGATCTGGATCAGCAGCGGCGTGCCGCGAAAGAACGAGGCGTAGAAACTGGCGATGCCGAACGCCACGGCGCTTTTCGACAGCCGTCCCAAAGCAGTGATGAAGCCCAGCAGCGATGAGGCGACGATTGAGCAGGCGCAGAGAAATAACGTCAGCGCCGCGCCTTGCAGGAAGCCGTTGGGTGCCAGGTGCAGGCCGACGAGGTTCGGCAGTTTGTCGAGGATGATCGAGAACTTCAGGTCGAAGCTCAGGAAGAAACTGGCGAACAAGCCGAGCATCGCCGCCCAGGTCAGGTACAGCCGCGTGCGGAAGCCGAAGATCCGTTGCAATCGTGACTCAACCACCGGTTGCGGCGGCTTTGGAGGTGTGGGGAAAGAAGTCATTTGCTGATATCGGCGCCGATCCATTTTTGCGAGAGCTTGCTCAACGTGCCGTCCTGTTTCAGCTGCGCGAAGACTTCACGCACCTTGCCGTCCCACTGCGCGTCGCCCTTTTCGATGGCCACCGAGTTCGGCTCCGAGTACAACGTTTCGCCGGCCAGTTTGAAGCGCTTGTCTTCGTTCAGGCGCGGTTGCGCGGTCACCAGGTTGGTGAGGATCGCATCCAGTCGAACGCCCGCGCCCAGGCCCAAGTCCTGGAAGGCCACGTTGTCGGTGTCATACGGGGCGATCTGCACATCCTCGAACGGGTACTGCAACTGCGTGTCTTCAGCGCCTTCGATCACCAGGTTTTTGTTCAGGTAGCTTTCGTAGCTGGAGGCGCTGGTGAGGCCGACTTTCTTGCCGCTCAG contains:
- a CDS encoding amino acid ABC transporter permease, producing MTSFPTPPKPPQPVVESRLQRIFGFRTRLYLTWAAMLGLFASFFLSFDLKFSIILDKLPNLVGLHLAPNGFLQGAALTLFLCACSIVASSLLGFITALGRLSKSAVAFGIASFYASFFRGTPLLIQILLIYLGLPQLGIVPGAIAAGIIALSLNYGAYLSEIFRAGILGVPHGQREASLALGMRESVIFWRVTLPQAMRTIIPPATNQFISMLKDSSLISVMGVWEVMFLAQSYGRSSYRYIEMLTTAAVIYWVMSIGLELIQARMERHYGKAYVSRS
- a CDS encoding helix-turn-helix domain-containing protein codes for the protein MSMTVAERTVLIESIQEALAEGTLEIGEAIRRLRVEVTGLHQTQFAKMCKISVRTLVHIEHGEGNQTLKSLNSVFKPFGLKMGVVRIRRDFS
- a CDS encoding ABC transporter substrate-binding protein produces the protein MKFQPLLALGLTILAASTQAFGGATLDRVEQKKELVGVLMESYPPFSFLNDQNQLDGFDVDVAKAVAEKLGVKLRLETPSWDVIAAGRWSGRYDICICSMTPSKARAEVFDFPVEYYASPAVIVVNAKDDRIHNAKDLSGKKVGLTSASSYESYLNKNLVIEGAEDTQLQYPFEDVQIAPYDTDNVAFQDLGLGAGVRLDAILTNLVTAQPRLNEDKRFKLAGETLYSEPNSVAIEKGDAQWDGKVREVFAQLKQDGTLSKLSQKWIGADISK